Proteins from a genomic interval of Musa acuminata AAA Group cultivar baxijiao chromosome BXJ1-9, Cavendish_Baxijiao_AAA, whole genome shotgun sequence:
- the LOC103996552 gene encoding syntaxin-71 isoform X2 — MSHLFTLTISFLFLLEDGDNLCPLNRLLLPPSPLAKAISIASNRSRQQADQAERGYREEKRKTISKMSVIDILTRVDAICKKYDKYDVDKLNASNVSGDDAFARLYASIESDIDSAVQKAERACQEKNRAAAVALNAEIRRTKARLSEEIPKLQRLALKKVKGLSKEELAIRNDLVLALPDRIQSIPDGSTNGAKQTGSWTSASHMEIRFDSNSDGMFESEYFQQTEESSQFRQEYEMRKMKQDQGLDIISEGLDTLKNMAHDMNEELDRQVPLIDEIDSKVDKATSDLKNTNVRLKDTINQLRSSRNFCIDIILLCIILGIAAYLYNVLKK, encoded by the exons ATGAGTCATTTGTTTACCCttactatttcttttctttttttgttggagGATGGAGACAACCTGTGCCCGTTAAaccgcctcctcctccccccGTCTCCTCTCGCGAAAGCCATCTCCATTGCTTCGAATCGGAGCCGACAGCAAGCAGATCAGGCGGAGAGAGGCTATCGAGAGGAGAAGCGGAAAACAATATCGAAGATGAGCGTGATCGACATTCTTACGCGGGTCGACGCCATCTGCAAGAAGTACGACAAGTACGACGTCGACAAGCTCAACGCCAGCAACGTCTCCGGCGATGACGCCTTCGCGCGCCTCTACGCCTCCATCGAGTCCGACATCGACTCCGCCGtccag AAAGCGGAGAGGGCGTGTCAAGAGAAGAATCGAGCTGCGGCAGTTGCTTTGAATGCTGAGATCCGGCGCACAAAGGCACGGTTGTCGGAGGAGATCCCTAAGCTGCAGAGATTGGCCCTCAAGAAG GTAAAAGGGCTCTCAAAAGAAGAACTTGCTATCCGGAATGATTTGGTACTTGCATTGCCAGACAGGATTCAATCGATTCCAGATGGCAGTACAAATGGAGCTAAACAAACTGGAAGCTGGACATCTGCTTCTCACATGGAAATCAGATTTGATTCAAATTCAG ATGGAATGTTTGAGAGTGAGTATTTTCAGCAGACTGAAGAATCAAGCCAATTTAGGCAAGAATATGAGATGCGCAAAATGAAACAG GACCAAGGCTTGGATATTATATCTGAAGGTCTGGATACTCTGAAAAATATGGCCCATGACATGAACGAG GAATTGGATAGGCAAGTTCCTCTTATAGATGAAATTGACTCGAAG GTGGACAAGGCTACTTCAGACCTGAAAAATACTAATGTCAGGCTTAAGGATACCATCAACCAG CTAAGATCCAGTCGCAATTTTTGCATTGACATAATATTGTTGTGCATTATTCTTGGTATTGCAGCTTATCTGTACAA TGTTTTGAAGAAATGA
- the LOC103996552 gene encoding syntaxin-71 isoform X1, with amino-acid sequence MSHLFTLTISFLFLLEDGDNLCPLNRLLLPPSPLAKAISIASNRSRQQADQAERGYREEKRKTISKMSVIDILTRVDAICKKYDKYDVDKLNASNVSGDDAFARLYASIESDIDSAVQKAERACQEKNRAAAVALNAEIRRTKARLSEEIPKLQRLALKKVKGLSKEELAIRNDLVLALPDRIQSIPDGSTNGAKQTGSWTSASHMEIRFDSNSDLVNADGMFESEYFQQTEESSQFRQEYEMRKMKQDQGLDIISEGLDTLKNMAHDMNEELDRQVPLIDEIDSKVDKATSDLKNTNVRLKDTINQLRSSRNFCIDIILLCIILGIAAYLYNVLKK; translated from the exons ATGAGTCATTTGTTTACCCttactatttcttttctttttttgttggagGATGGAGACAACCTGTGCCCGTTAAaccgcctcctcctccccccGTCTCCTCTCGCGAAAGCCATCTCCATTGCTTCGAATCGGAGCCGACAGCAAGCAGATCAGGCGGAGAGAGGCTATCGAGAGGAGAAGCGGAAAACAATATCGAAGATGAGCGTGATCGACATTCTTACGCGGGTCGACGCCATCTGCAAGAAGTACGACAAGTACGACGTCGACAAGCTCAACGCCAGCAACGTCTCCGGCGATGACGCCTTCGCGCGCCTCTACGCCTCCATCGAGTCCGACATCGACTCCGCCGtccag AAAGCGGAGAGGGCGTGTCAAGAGAAGAATCGAGCTGCGGCAGTTGCTTTGAATGCTGAGATCCGGCGCACAAAGGCACGGTTGTCGGAGGAGATCCCTAAGCTGCAGAGATTGGCCCTCAAGAAG GTAAAAGGGCTCTCAAAAGAAGAACTTGCTATCCGGAATGATTTGGTACTTGCATTGCCAGACAGGATTCAATCGATTCCAGATGGCAGTACAAATGGAGCTAAACAAACTGGAAGCTGGACATCTGCTTCTCACATGGAAATCAGATTTGATTCAAATTCAG ATTTGGTTAATGCAGATGGAATGTTTGAGAGTGAGTATTTTCAGCAGACTGAAGAATCAAGCCAATTTAGGCAAGAATATGAGATGCGCAAAATGAAACAG GACCAAGGCTTGGATATTATATCTGAAGGTCTGGATACTCTGAAAAATATGGCCCATGACATGAACGAG GAATTGGATAGGCAAGTTCCTCTTATAGATGAAATTGACTCGAAG GTGGACAAGGCTACTTCAGACCTGAAAAATACTAATGTCAGGCTTAAGGATACCATCAACCAG CTAAGATCCAGTCGCAATTTTTGCATTGACATAATATTGTTGTGCATTATTCTTGGTATTGCAGCTTATCTGTACAA TGTTTTGAAGAAATGA